A single window of Salmo salar chromosome ssa21, Ssal_v3.1, whole genome shotgun sequence DNA harbors:
- the LOC106582042 gene encoding gap junction alpha-8 protein → MGDWSFLGNILEEVNEHSTVIGRVWLTVLFIFRILILGTAAEFVWGDEQSDYVCNTQQPGCENVCYDEAFPISHIRLWVLQIIFVSTPSLVYVGHAVHHVHMEEKRKEREEAELSRQQELSEERLPLAPDQGSVRTTKETSTKGSKKFRLEGTLLRTYICHIIFKTLFEVGFVVGQYFLYGFRILPLYKCSRWPCPNTVDCFVSRPTEKTVFIIFMLAVACVSLFLNFVEISHLGLKKIRFVFWKPTPGQAQGEGLSPLPPPGGILKSLPPLAVPSIQRAKGYRLLEEEKAPSVTHLYPLAETCMEAGRLTPLAPPFQCMEEKAEELRHTEDISKVYNETLPSYAQTTEIGEDTLPLHQEEEEQEQQEVVEEDKEEEEVVEEVEVVVDGEGGPPTEAEMEVTDTIEDTRPLSRLSKASSRARSDDLTV, encoded by the exons ATGGGTGACTGGAGCTTTCTGGGTAATATTTTAGAGGAAGTGAATGAGCACTCAACGGTGATCGGCCGGGTGTGGCTCACGGTCCTCTTCATCTTCCGCATCCTCATCCTGGGTACTGCGGCAGAGTTTGTGTGGGGCGACGAGCAGTCAGACTACGTCTGCAACACGCAGCAGCCCGGTTGCGAGAACGTGTGTTACGACGAGGCGTTCCCCATCTCCCACATCCGCCTGTGGGTTCTGCAGATCATCTTTGTGTCCACACCATCTCTGGTCTACGTGGGCCATGCCGTGCACCACGTCCACATGGAGGAGAAACGCAAGGAGCGTGAGGAGGCCGAGCTGAGTCGCCAACAGGAGCTGAGTGAGGAGCGGCTGCCACTAGCGCCTGACCAGGGCAGTGTGCGCACCACCAAGGAGACCAGCACCAAGGGCAGCAAGAAGTTCAGGCTGGAGGGCACCCTGCTGAGGACCTACATCTGCCACATCATCTTCAAGACGCTGTTCGAAGTGGGTTTCGTAGTGGGCCAGTACTTTCTGTACGGCTTCCGCATCCTGCCGCTGTACAAGTGCAGCCGCTGGCCCTGCCCCAACACTGTAGACTGCTTCGTGTCCCGGCCAACAGAGAAGACAGTCTTCATAATTTTCATGTTGGCCGTGGCTTGCGTCTCGCTCTTCCTCAACTTTGTGGAGATCAGCCACCTGGGCTTGAAGAAGATCCGCTTCGTCTTCTGGAAGCCAACCCCGGGGCAAGCCCAGGGTGAAGGCCTGAGCCCCCTGCCCCCCCCAGGGGGGATCCTCAAGAGCCTGCCTCCCCTGGCCGTGCCCTCCATCCAGAGGGCCAAAGGCTACAGGCTGCTGGAGGAGGAGAAAGCCCCGTCCGTGACCCACCTCTATCCTCTGGCAGAGACGTGCATGGAGGCAGGGAGGTTAACCCCCCTGGCACCGCCCTTCCAGTGCATGGAGGAGAAGGCGGAAGAACTGAGGCACACGGAGGATATTTCTAAGGTGTACAATGAGACCCTGCCCTCCTACGCCCAGACCACCGAGATAGGGGAggacacactaccactacaccaagaggaggaggagcaggagcagcaggaggtggtggaggaggacaaagaagaggaggaagtggtggaggaggtg gaggtggtggtggacgGGGAAGGGGGACCTCCAACCGAGGCGGAGATGGAGGTGACGGATACGATAGAAGACACCAGACCACTGAGCAGATTGAGCAAAGCCAGCAGCAGGGCCAGGTCAGATGATCTCACCGTATGA